One genomic segment of Dysosmobacter sp. Marseille-Q4140 includes these proteins:
- a CDS encoding IS1182 family transposase: MESEVGWMQLKLHMVTIEDLVPQEHFLRKLEAALDLSFLYRETEKLYSRRYGRPPIDPVMLVKYLLVGYLYGIPSERQIEQRIQTDVALRWYLGLDLLDRVPDHSTISQLRRRKPSFRKVFRRLFEEVVEQCVSKGLASGRLVATDSTHVKANASPASEHLVEAVQKPGAYWERLDAYEEEALEELDRRTQAGKTGRKRRQKGRSRQVKSPLRYDRKWASRTDPESGHLNRPEKPEGPHYLSHQTVDCDHGIILDVAVTSGEVNDAVPYLRQIEHIHREILPVRAAVADAAYDLPLFHRVLRDHGIRFYVRPMPRSAAALGGAPGSPFLYDEENDLYTCPGGKALRLRNLNRSVGGLHWVYFADRSDCAACPLKEQCVGKGRAKRLERSYFWREIREDLRELDSPTYQRALRKRQIWSEGTFAAQKWGHRLGRLLRRGREAAEDHCLLSATALNLKRMIKWTV, translated from the coding sequence ATGGAATCGGAGGTGGGGTGGATGCAACTGAAGCTGCACATGGTGACCATCGAGGACCTGGTGCCCCAGGAACACTTCCTTCGAAAATTGGAGGCGGCACTGGACCTTTCCTTCCTATATCGTGAGACGGAAAAGCTGTACAGCCGCCGGTACGGCCGGCCACCCATCGACCCGGTGATGCTGGTAAAGTACCTGCTGGTGGGATACCTGTACGGCATCCCGTCGGAGCGGCAGATCGAGCAGCGCATCCAGACCGATGTGGCCCTGCGGTGGTATCTGGGACTGGATCTGCTGGATCGGGTTCCGGATCACAGCACCATCTCGCAGCTTCGCAGACGGAAACCATCCTTCCGGAAGGTGTTCCGGCGGCTGTTTGAGGAAGTGGTGGAGCAGTGCGTGAGCAAAGGTCTGGCAAGCGGGCGGCTGGTGGCGACGGACTCCACCCACGTGAAGGCAAACGCGTCCCCGGCCTCGGAGCACCTGGTGGAGGCGGTGCAGAAGCCGGGGGCGTATTGGGAGCGGCTGGACGCGTATGAGGAAGAAGCGCTGGAGGAACTGGACCGGAGGACCCAGGCGGGAAAGACGGGCAGGAAACGGAGACAGAAGGGACGGAGCAGGCAGGTCAAAAGCCCTCTTCGGTACGACCGGAAATGGGCCAGCCGCACGGATCCGGAGTCGGGGCACTTGAACCGTCCCGAAAAGCCAGAGGGGCCCCATTATCTGTCTCATCAGACGGTGGACTGCGATCACGGCATCATCCTGGATGTGGCGGTGACCTCCGGGGAAGTGAACGACGCGGTGCCATATCTGAGGCAGATCGAGCATATCCATCGGGAGATCCTCCCCGTCCGGGCGGCCGTGGCGGATGCGGCCTACGATCTTCCGCTGTTCCACCGGGTGCTGCGGGACCACGGCATCCGCTTTTATGTCCGGCCCATGCCCCGCTCCGCGGCGGCCCTGGGCGGAGCTCCCGGGTCTCCCTTTCTCTACGATGAGGAGAACGATCTCTATACCTGTCCCGGCGGAAAGGCGCTGCGGCTGCGGAACCTCAACCGCAGCGTGGGCGGACTGCACTGGGTGTATTTCGCGGACAGGAGCGACTGCGCCGCCTGTCCCTTGAAAGAGCAATGCGTGGGAAAGGGACGGGCCAAACGCCTGGAACGCAGCTACTTCTGGAGAGAGATCCGGGAGGATCTGAGGGAGTTGGACAGCCCGACGTACCAGAGGGCCTTGCGCAAGCGGCAGATCTGGAGCGAGGGGACTTTTGCAGCACAGAAGTGGGGGCACAGGTTGGGGCGGCTCCTGCGGCGAGGACGAGAGGCAGCGGAAGACCACTGCCTCTTGTCAGCGACCGCATTGAACCTGAAGCGGATGATCAAATGGACCGTGTGA
- a CDS encoding IS3 family transposase, giving the protein MRSGEQIPKKIAGLGFGRRATPAQKARAVRELRPEIPLKTLLAAAHLARSTYYDECKRMDQSDKYASVKVEIQKVFQEHRGRYGYRRITAELRNRGIVCNHKVVSRLMKELGLVCRVRMKKYRSYRGETGRIAPNLLERNFAASRPNEKMVTDITEFHLFGQKLYLSVLLDLYDRKIVSYTVSDRPVLKMVTDMLHQAFETIPDGTNLIVHSDQGWHYQHRQYRQMLRAKGIRQSMSRKGNCLDNAVVENFFGLLKSELLATLFAEISVHGTVQAGACCILDVLQHQAD; this is encoded by the coding sequence ATTAGAAGCGGAGAGCAGATACCTAAAAAAATTGCAGGCCTTGGTTTTGGAAGACGAGCGACGCCAGCGCAAAAAGCGCGGGCGGTCCGGGAACTGAGGCCGGAGATACCGTTAAAGACTTTGCTGGCTGCCGCTCACCTGGCAAGGTCTACCTATTACGATGAATGCAAACGTATGGATCAGAGCGACAAATACGCATCGGTCAAGGTGGAAATCCAGAAGGTCTTTCAGGAGCACCGTGGCAGGTACGGTTACCGAAGGATCACCGCCGAGCTGCGAAACAGAGGGATCGTCTGCAATCACAAAGTGGTCTCCAGACTGATGAAAGAGCTTGGCCTGGTCTGCAGGGTACGCATGAAAAAATACCGCTCCTACAGGGGTGAGACAGGGCGCATCGCGCCGAATCTGTTGGAGAGAAACTTTGCGGCCAGCCGACCGAACGAAAAGATGGTCACAGATATCACAGAATTCCATCTGTTCGGACAAAAACTCTACCTGTCTGTTCTGCTGGATCTGTATGACAGGAAGATTGTCAGTTACACAGTCTCGGATCGGCCGGTGCTGAAGATGGTGACGGATATGCTGCACCAGGCGTTTGAAACGATACCCGACGGAACAAACCTCATCGTCCACTCGGACCAGGGATGGCACTACCAGCACCGGCAGTATCGGCAAATGCTGCGGGCGAAAGGGATCCGGCAGAGCATGAGCCGGAAGGGGAACTGTCTGGACAATGCCGTTGTGGAGAATTTCTTCGGGCTGCTCAAAAGCGAGCTACTCGCTACTCTATTTGCAGAAATTTCAGTCCATGGAACAGTTCAAGCAGGAGCTTGTTGCATACTTGACGTACTACAACACCAAGCGGATTAA
- a CDS encoding transposase, which yields MPKGVPNRRYSPEFKIKAVETMRAEGLNYSEASRRFGIESHTLLLLWERIYLAEGPEGFSVERRGHSTPAHPLKRVSQDREKELLAQVQQLEAESRYLKKLQALVLEDERRQRKKRGRSGN from the coding sequence ATGCCGAAAGGGGTACCGAACCGAAGATACAGTCCGGAGTTCAAGATCAAAGCAGTTGAAACGATGCGTGCAGAGGGACTGAACTACAGCGAGGCAAGCCGCCGGTTTGGGATCGAGTCCCATACGCTGCTGTTGCTCTGGGAGAGAATTTATCTGGCGGAGGGACCGGAGGGCTTCTCAGTGGAGCGGCGCGGACATAGTACGCCGGCTCACCCGCTAAAAAGGGTCAGCCAGGATCGGGAAAAAGAACTTCTGGCCCAAGTTCAGCAATTAGAAGCGGAGAGCAGATACCTAAAAAAATTGCAGGCCTTGGTTTTGGAAGACGAGCGACGCCAGCGCAAAAAGCGCGGGCGGTCCGGGAACTGA
- a CDS encoding TRAP transporter large permease, with the protein MTAFLLILLAFLMLSSVPIFMCLVTPVAISFALFSEIDLFVIIQTMLGGIDKFSLISVPFFILAANLMGEGGISKRLIRLSGVFMGRIPGGLGITTIVTCLFFGAISGSSPATVAAVGSIMYPALREKGYPKSYCLGVLASAGSLGIIIPPSVTMIFYGTVTGVSVGTLFMTGIGAGLVYAGLFIVYTVYVALKHPEIEREENTTLHEKLVAIWKSVPGLGVPFIILGGIYGGFFTPTEASAISVLYAIVIVLFVYREMTIKQVIDCIYRSAVVCVQLMILTAGAAVFAWFLTFTGITASLAKSAIALSSNKYVILLLINFIVLIAGMFLDGASIMTILAPLFYPIALSVGIDPIHLGIIIVVNCAIGMYTPPFGQNLFVSTGIAKESITTIARHAIPFIILAIVALMLVTYIPDISLWLPKQLYGAW; encoded by the coding sequence ATGACAGCATTTCTGTTGATCCTGTTGGCATTCCTGATGCTCTCCAGCGTCCCCATCTTTATGTGTCTAGTGACTCCGGTTGCTATCAGTTTTGCGCTGTTCAGTGAGATCGATCTCTTCGTCATCATCCAGACCATGCTGGGCGGCATTGACAAATTTTCGCTGATCTCCGTTCCGTTTTTCATCCTGGCAGCCAATCTGATGGGCGAGGGCGGTATTTCCAAGCGGCTGATTCGCCTGTCCGGTGTGTTTATGGGGCGGATCCCGGGCGGTCTTGGCATTACCACCATCGTGACCTGCCTGTTTTTCGGAGCCATTTCCGGCTCCTCTCCTGCAACAGTGGCGGCCGTCGGTTCCATCATGTATCCTGCGCTGCGGGAAAAAGGCTATCCGAAGTCCTACTGCTTGGGCGTGTTGGCCAGCGCAGGTTCTCTCGGCATTATCATCCCGCCTTCCGTGACCATGATCTTCTACGGCACGGTGACGGGTGTCAGCGTTGGTACCCTGTTCATGACGGGTATTGGTGCCGGCTTGGTCTATGCCGGTCTCTTTATCGTCTACACGGTGTATGTGGCTCTGAAGCACCCTGAGATTGAACGGGAGGAGAATACCACCCTGCATGAAAAGTTGGTGGCGATCTGGAAATCGGTTCCCGGTCTCGGTGTTCCCTTTATCATTCTGGGCGGCATCTACGGTGGCTTTTTTACCCCGACAGAGGCATCTGCTATTTCCGTACTGTATGCCATTGTGATCGTACTCTTTGTTTACCGGGAGATGACGATCAAGCAGGTGATCGACTGCATTTACCGCAGTGCCGTCGTCTGCGTCCAACTGATGATCCTGACTGCCGGTGCAGCTGTTTTTGCATGGTTCCTGACCTTTACGGGGATTACGGCAAGTCTGGCAAAGAGTGCCATTGCCCTCAGCAGCAACAAGTATGTAATTTTGCTTCTGATCAATTTCATTGTTCTGATCGCAGGCATGTTCCTGGATGGCGCCTCCATCATGACCATTCTGGCGCCGCTATTCTATCCCATTGCCCTTTCTGTAGGCATCGATCCCATCCATCTGGGCATCATCATTGTGGTGAACTGCGCCATTGGCATGTATACGCCGCCCTTTGGTCAGAATCTGTTTGTTTCGACCGGAATCGCAAAAGAATCCATTACAACCATCGCTAGACATGCAATCCCGTTTATTATCCTGGCAATTGTCGCTTTGATGCTGGTGACATATATTCCCGACATCAGCCTGTGGCTGCCTAAGCAGCTTTATGGCGCATGGTAA
- a CDS encoding TRAP transporter small permease, translating to MLKKLDKTLIGIEKAVLVLGIFTPIIIIAINVVLRNFFTNAITWAEEYARYCIITVTFVGLGVAVREKAHMRITAVYDCLGSLGKYMMDLLVNVVAFFVSGFLFYEGMRITIKVAVTAQISASLALPMWMLYATLPLGCALMMLRLVQVTVALVREHKKEERA from the coding sequence ATGCTGAAAAAACTCGATAAAACTCTGATCGGAATCGAAAAGGCGGTTCTGGTTCTGGGTATTTTTACGCCGATCATCATCATTGCCATCAATGTCGTTCTGAGAAACTTTTTCACAAATGCCATTACCTGGGCGGAGGAATACGCGCGGTACTGCATCATTACCGTGACCTTCGTGGGACTCGGCGTCGCCGTGCGGGAAAAGGCGCATATGCGCATCACCGCTGTTTACGACTGCTTGGGTTCTTTGGGAAAGTACATGATGGATCTGCTTGTGAATGTGGTGGCTTTCTTTGTCAGCGGATTTCTCTTTTATGAGGGGATGCGTATTACGATCAAGGTCGCAGTCACGGCACAGATCAGCGCATCTCTGGCTCTGCCCATGTGGATGCTGTACGCAACGCTTCCTCTGGGCTGCGCGCTGATGATGTTGCGTCTGGTCCAAGTCACGGTGGCCCTGGTGCGGGAGCATAAAAAGGAGGAGAGAGCATGA
- a CDS encoding TRAP transporter substrate-binding protein: MKKSVLRLMVALLAMSCLLTSCGKTDSEAEPNAGEANKPAANEEVYTIKLAHGVSESGPLHLAALVFEERVERESNGKIQVEISPNSALGNDKQMAEMIQMGTLDCGVIPTAKLSGFYAPLQVLDLPFLFVDKEASYEVFDSDEFLSLFEEDMRNIGFEFLGIWESGFKQITSNRMIKTPEDFKGLNVRVMESALLTAQYKALNANPVTIDFGETYNALQQGTADAEENPLTSIVNMKFYEVQETMTISNHGYLACAFLFSTNVWEKLPEEYRTLLADAARDVAEDSRTLNATSEEEYIKIIEDYGTEIYTLNEEEIAAFVEVMLPVHEEFRDVIGSDILDTTKELLEEAMA, from the coding sequence ATGAAAAAGTCTGTTCTGAGACTCATGGTCGCCCTGTTGGCGATGAGCTGCCTGCTCACTTCCTGCGGAAAGACGGATTCCGAAGCGGAACCCAACGCCGGCGAGGCCAATAAACCTGCCGCCAACGAGGAAGTTTATACCATTAAACTAGCGCACGGTGTTTCCGAAAGCGGCCCCCTGCATCTGGCTGCGCTGGTGTTTGAAGAGCGCGTGGAAAGAGAGAGCAACGGTAAGATCCAGGTGGAGATTTCCCCCAACAGCGCACTGGGCAACGACAAGCAGATGGCAGAGATGATCCAGATGGGCACGCTGGACTGCGGCGTCATTCCCACCGCCAAGCTGTCCGGCTTCTATGCGCCTCTGCAGGTACTGGATCTGCCCTTCCTGTTTGTGGACAAGGAAGCCAGCTATGAAGTGTTTGACAGCGACGAGTTCCTGAGTCTGTTTGAGGAAGATATGCGGAATATCGGCTTTGAGTTCCTGGGTATTTGGGAAAGCGGCTTCAAGCAGATCACTTCCAACCGCATGATCAAGACTCCCGAAGACTTCAAAGGTCTCAACGTGCGCGTGATGGAGTCTGCTCTGCTGACCGCACAGTACAAGGCGCTGAACGCCAACCCCGTTACCATCGACTTTGGCGAGACCTACAACGCCTTGCAGCAGGGTACTGCCGACGCCGAGGAGAACCCCCTCACCTCCATCGTGAACATGAAGTTCTATGAGGTGCAGGAGACCATGACTATCTCCAACCACGGCTATTTGGCCTGCGCCTTCCTGTTCTCTACCAATGTATGGGAGAAGCTGCCTGAGGAGTATCGCACACTGCTGGCTGACGCCGCCAGAGATGTGGCTGAGGATTCCCGTACTTTGAACGCGACCAGTGAGGAAGAGTACATCAAGATCATTGAAGATTACGGCACCGAGATCTACACCCTCAATGAGGAAGAAATCGCTGCCTTCGTTGAGGTCATGCTTCCCGTTCATGAGGAGTTCAGAGACGTGATCGGCTCTGACATTCTGGATACCACCAAGGAACTGCTGGAAGAGGCAATGGCCTGA
- a CDS encoding PucR family transcriptional regulator ligand-binding domain-containing protein — protein sequence METTLLSHIAQSSRENSGELLVRDLLTLKHFHDWRIVGGAQGANRPISSLNLMESPDIANWTKENQFIVTTGYCIRDDVNAQKQIIVDLSKTGCSGLGLKIMRFFRRVPQHMIDVANQCGLPLIEIPDDHNISEIMNEIMKEVYVKKLEKTELSYALYRDFTKAAFEEREMDEIAKLLGHLLHASVTISDTNWSIVSGFSEPNLQLQLSEITAAEEPLPIYSVEREEIPLVQEREINGIRIFRNVFLLGNDDSVYGYLTVWADRRLEAETDRAIAEQAVQSATFVIRKYLRREKREYSQREAYLQDLIAGRVQSADVAAKRAMSVGMSGTGKCLCVVLRLPGTYREAVYAQCLESIKNALRHKQITAYALTAEGQTVLVLPLPQWQHQEHKPCEAEEQLLECVTKELRNMQIDGVIGVGLPTPMTALNTSFRQAVEVLRLHEETAQKEEQRIFRYADFEVETMLATIAPEKKEELHRRIISRLEDYDREHNADLLSTLITYFNAKANISETARKLFIHRNTLLFRLEKAEDLLELDLKGEDELLLRIALRLYPYIKNT from the coding sequence GTGGAAACGACGCTTTTGTCTCATATTGCCCAATCCTCCCGCGAGAACAGCGGAGAACTTCTGGTTCGGGATCTGCTGACTCTGAAGCACTTTCACGACTGGCGGATTGTGGGCGGCGCCCAGGGAGCGAACCGACCCATCTCCTCTTTGAATCTGATGGAGAGTCCGGATATTGCGAATTGGACCAAGGAGAATCAGTTTATCGTCACCACAGGCTATTGCATCCGCGACGATGTAAACGCGCAGAAGCAGATCATTGTGGATCTGAGCAAAACGGGATGCTCCGGTCTGGGATTAAAGATTATGCGGTTTTTCCGGAGAGTCCCGCAGCACATGATCGACGTTGCCAACCAGTGTGGTCTGCCGCTGATCGAGATCCCGGATGATCACAATATTTCAGAGATCATGAACGAGATCATGAAAGAGGTCTACGTCAAAAAGCTGGAAAAGACAGAGCTCTCCTATGCGCTGTACCGGGATTTTACAAAGGCCGCGTTTGAAGAGCGGGAGATGGATGAGATCGCAAAGCTCCTGGGGCATCTGTTGCATGCAAGCGTAACCATATCGGATACAAACTGGAGCATCGTGAGCGGCTTCTCAGAGCCAAACCTCCAGCTGCAGTTGTCGGAGATCACAGCTGCGGAAGAACCGCTCCCGATCTACTCGGTGGAAAGAGAGGAGATCCCGCTGGTTCAGGAGCGGGAGATTAACGGGATCCGGATCTTTCGGAATGTCTTTTTGTTGGGGAATGATGACTCTGTATATGGCTATCTGACGGTGTGGGCGGATCGAAGACTTGAGGCGGAGACCGACAGAGCAATCGCGGAGCAGGCCGTGCAGTCAGCTACGTTTGTCATCAGGAAATATCTTCGCAGAGAAAAGCGAGAATATTCCCAACGGGAGGCCTATTTGCAGGATCTCATTGCTGGACGCGTTCAGTCGGCGGATGTGGCGGCAAAGCGAGCCATGAGCGTCGGCATGAGCGGAACGGGAAAATGCCTGTGCGTTGTGCTACGGCTGCCGGGGACGTACAGGGAAGCGGTATATGCCCAATGCCTGGAGAGCATCAAAAACGCGCTGCGGCACAAGCAGATCACAGCCTATGCCCTGACGGCGGAAGGGCAGACCGTACTGGTGCTGCCCTTGCCGCAGTGGCAGCACCAGGAACACAAGCCTTGCGAAGCGGAGGAGCAGCTTCTGGAGTGCGTCACAAAGGAGTTGCGGAATATGCAGATCGACGGAGTCATCGGCGTGGGTCTGCCAACTCCGATGACAGCGCTGAATACCAGTTTCCGGCAGGCAGTGGAGGTTCTCAGGCTTCACGAGGAGACTGCGCAAAAAGAAGAGCAGAGGATCTTTCGCTATGCGGACTTTGAGGTGGAAACGATGCTGGCAACCATCGCCCCTGAGAAAAAGGAGGAGCTGCACCGGCGGATCATCAGCAGGCTAGAGGACTATGACAGAGAGCACAACGCAGACCTGCTGTCTACACTGATCACGTATTTCAACGCGAAGGCAAACATCAGCGAAACGGCGCGAAAGCTGTTTATCCACCGGAATACGCTGTTGTTTCGCCTGGAAAAAGCGGAGGATCTGCTGGAATTGGATTTAAAGGGAGAGGATGAGCTGCTTTTGCGGATCGCGTTAAGGCTTTACCCTTATATTAAAAACACCTGA
- a CDS encoding DUF4368 domain-containing protein, giving the protein MRNEKITPLYERLSRDDELQGESNSISHQKQMLEEFARRNGLPNPTHFTDDGVSGTRFDRPGFLAMMEEVEAGRVEAIVIKDMSRLGRDYLKVGQVMEILRQRGVRLIAINDGVDSLKGDDDFTPFRNIMNEFYARDTSRKIRSVFKSKGMSGKHLTGTVIYGYLWDEKREHWLVDEEAAEVVRRIFSLTMEGYGPYQISKLLSEAKVEIPAVHLARFHEGVNRSKPVKDPYGWGSSTIVNILKKREYLGHTINFKTRKHFKDKKSHYVDESEWTIFENTHEAIIDQETFDNVQRIRANVRRYPDGWGEAHPLTGLMYCADCGGKMYVHRVNNGKRDPQFTCSQYSKIPCGTLCGTQHRIRAEAVLTLITDMLRAIAEYSKNDRAEFIHTVQETQAAQQTADISKKRKRLAAAQKRAGELEKLICKIYEDNALGKLPDARYEALDAQYAKEQDALNAEITELEKAVTGYEQSRKSAEKFIALIDKYENFDTLTNTMLNEFVEKILVHERARKGSQDTTQEVEIYFNFVGRYIPPALQPVPLTPEEQEELRKKEERKDRLHQNYLRRKANGKQKEWEERYNARRKAQVEAAKAAIRAEDMEKGIFTTVSQLPRQEPRKAALPASAAV; this is encoded by the coding sequence ATGAGAAACGAGAAAATCACCCCACTGTATGAGCGGTTGAGCCGCGATGATGAATTACAGGGCGAGAGCAACTCCATAAGCCATCAAAAGCAAATGTTAGAGGAGTTTGCCCGCAGGAATGGGCTGCCGAACCCCACCCATTTCACCGATGACGGCGTATCGGGAACCCGTTTTGACCGTCCCGGCTTTCTAGCGATGATGGAGGAAGTCGAGGCCGGACGGGTAGAGGCCATTGTTATCAAAGACATGAGCCGCCTGGGGCGTGACTATCTGAAAGTCGGCCAGGTCATGGAGATTTTGCGGCAGCGCGGCGTCCGGCTGATCGCCATCAACGACGGTGTGGACAGTCTGAAAGGCGACGACGATTTTACCCCGTTCCGCAACATCATGAACGAATTTTACGCCCGCGACACCAGCCGAAAAATCCGCTCCGTGTTCAAATCCAAAGGTATGAGCGGCAAGCACCTGACCGGCACCGTCATTTATGGCTACCTGTGGGACGAAAAGCGGGAACACTGGCTTGTGGACGAAGAAGCCGCCGAAGTGGTACGCCGTATCTTTTCCCTGACGATGGAGGGCTATGGCCCCTATCAAATCTCCAAGCTGCTGTCCGAGGCAAAGGTTGAAATCCCCGCTGTCCATCTGGCACGCTTTCACGAAGGCGTAAACAGGTCAAAGCCGGTCAAAGACCCCTACGGCTGGGGATCGTCCACCATTGTGAACATCCTGAAAAAGCGGGAATACCTGGGCCACACCATCAATTTCAAGACCCGCAAGCATTTCAAGGACAAGAAAAGCCACTATGTTGACGAAAGCGAGTGGACGATTTTTGAGAATACCCATGAGGCCATCATCGACCAGGAAACCTTTGACAATGTGCAGCGTATCCGGGCAAATGTCCGGCGTTACCCGGACGGCTGGGGCGAGGCCCATCCCCTGACCGGCCTGATGTACTGCGCCGACTGCGGCGGCAAGATGTATGTCCATCGCGTCAATAACGGCAAGCGTGATCCACAGTTTACTTGCAGCCAGTACAGCAAAATCCCATGCGGGACGCTTTGTGGCACACAGCACCGCATCCGGGCCGAGGCTGTCTTGACCTTGATAACCGATATGCTCCGGGCCATCGCGGAATATTCCAAGAATGACCGGGCCGAGTTTATCCACACCGTCCAGGAAACGCAGGCCGCCCAGCAGACCGCCGACATATCCAAGAAACGGAAACGGCTGGCCGCCGCCCAAAAGCGGGCCGGGGAACTGGAAAAGCTGATTTGCAAAATCTATGAGGACAATGCCCTGGGCAAGCTGCCGGACGCCCGGTATGAGGCCCTGGACGCACAGTACGCCAAAGAGCAGGACGCTCTCAATGCGGAAATCACGGAACTGGAAAAGGCCGTTACCGGCTATGAGCAGAGCCGGAAATCTGCGGAGAAGTTTATTGCCCTGATTGACAAGTACGAAAATTTCGATACGCTGACAAATACCATGCTCAACGAGTTTGTAGAGAAAATCCTTGTCCATGAACGCGCCCGCAAAGGCAGCCAGGACACCACACAGGAGGTTGAAATCTACTTCAACTTTGTGGGCCGGTATATCCCGCCCGCCTTGCAGCCGGTTCCCCTGACCCCGGAGGAACAGGAAGAACTGCGGAAGAAGGAGGAACGCAAGGACAGGCTTCACCAGAACTACTTGCGCCGCAAGGCAAATGGCAAGCAGAAGGAATGGGAAGAACGCTACAA